In Primulina eburnea isolate SZY01 unplaced genomic scaffold, ASM2296580v1 ctg625_ERROPOS2042916+, whole genome shotgun sequence, the genomic stretch ATACAATTTTAATTTGGTTACAAACATATGTTGTGggttttttggattatttttctaatattttttttaaaaaaaagctgTTATtactttttcttttaaaaaaatttcagctctttttaaaaaaatgttatttaatagtttatttttttgttacaaatatataatttcgatcgaaaaaaaaaacagcagcacgatcatttttttttttttagttttttatattgtagttcttaaaaaattattttcttttttttatatcttgttaatttttcttgtataatttttttagccattttaaaatttttatttaaaatttaaaatatgtgaTTAGTACAGAAAATATTCTTTTTAGGGATATAAGAAATAAtccaattttaaaaatataaaaaaatttaaaaaagacTGGACCGGTCGAACAATAAAATGATACCAAAAAATTGAcaagataaaaaataaaattatcttaTATAAGTTTTTcttgtgaaaatattttttttttaaaaaattagaataTATCAACAAAagtcaaaatataaaaaaaaaaaagttgactgtgtggtattttttttttttgtttgatttgaCTAGTTCAGTTTTTTTCCCAATttgtttctttttcacattttttttaaaatcagattatttcttatatatatataattgtatttaaaatttaatttttattacaaaTATGTGATTAATAATATTTGTAATCAAcaatgaaatttttatttttaaatagttaacaaaacaatttctttttaaaaaacatttttttattgtaCTTCGTTTTAGCCCCCCACAACACCCACTAATGTTCCTGATCCTTATTATGACAACCTCGAGCAGAAATTGAAAGTCTTGTTTTCATGAGTAGAGGTTTAGCTATTAGTTACGACTGTTTAATAAATGATTATGCTAGGTGATCCGGTTCTGAAATCTCAATTGACATACAATAGTCATCGAATGCTTGTTATAGGACCGAACGCTTtctgctttaccaaaagctatagttgGTGATAATtgtacaactcaaatcttttaaaccgcacagcagctcaagcaccacggttcgatcgctctaccaagcagggacaattattgcactcaacaatctcccttctcatacttgcactccttgcaatcaatgagaatcgaacccgtgaccttggttctgataccaattgtaggaccgagcgcttgccgctttaccaaaagttatagctggtggtaatagtgcaactcaaatcttttaaaccgcgcagcagttcaagcaccacggttcgatcgctctaccaagcagggacaattattgcacccaacatttGTGATTGAATTCAGCAGCACGAGTTATTAGATAATTGAGCTTGTCATCATTTAATAATGCGACCAAGTAGTTTGGGAAAAGCTATATTTCGATATAAAAGCAAACTAAAATATGATCACCTAGTTGAGACACCGATCAATACAATAGAATATCAAAATAGTTCATATGGTAGGTATATAAGCCCATAATTATCCTCGTGAATTCTCTCCAAGAAAATAGTTTCAGCATCGATTTTTGTAGGAAAATGTCTAATAATTTAGTTTGCCTTGTTAGATTCTATTACTATGATTGGTTTCAtaagaaatgaaaaataaaatgaaatgacTAATACAAATTTGATTTCAAtctaaggcaaaaacttgtgtgagacggtctcacgggttatatttgtgagacggatctcttatttgggtaatccatgaaaaagtattactttttatgctaagagtgttactttttattgtgaatatgggtagggttgacccgtctcacggattaaaatccgtgagacggtctctcaATCTAATTATTGGTAATGCAAAATAAATAGTAGAAATTGAATGAAATTATTTGTAAAGACGAAATCATCCTTTattaaaaaagaaagaaaatataattatattaataaattcaGTAACTTGATTTcaaatgtttttttaataaataagtgAGAGATATATTTTCTCGAAATAtgtataaataatatttaattcaaCTCGATAACATCAAACATTTTGCAGTTTCGTtaattaaaaatttgattttctttcaaaaatagcAAAGGAATAAATTCGCTCCGTTTTTAGGTGAAATCACTTCGTCGGAATCTTCTCCAGGCTGCCGGGCCGATAATCGGAGCTAAATCATCCCCGTTCTGGTGGCTCGCGACGAGGAGGACGTGTCAGTGGACCACCAACTGTTTGATAAATTGTGGGAAAGAGAAATCCCATCAAAGTTCTGGCTTTGAGAGTCTTCTACGGTTACTAAATGGCATCTGTACTCTCAAGAAGAATCGCCATCTTGAAATCGCTGGCGAATACTCATTCGTTCTCATGCTGTGGTCAATTTTTTTCAGATAGAGCCCCGGAATTTTTCGGTCATGGAAGGGAATATTCTGTGACTAGTAGGATTCATCTTTCGCCATTGTTCATGGATAATGATGCTGGCTTGAAGGACTGCAAGATCGAACTCGTGGATGATGAAACCTGGCGAGTTTCTTCGGGGTTAAAGGATGCTTGGATTGACAATGAGAAGCTTGAAGTATTTAAAACCAGGCCTTTGTTTCGCGGTCAAGATAACGATGGTGGTATTCAGGTGGTGAATTCTGTCAATTTAAATGCATATGagcatgattttgatgatattgAGGATATGAGGATTCGCCGAAATTTGTTTTATGAGCTTAACAAGGATTCCAAAGAGTACGAAGAGTATAAATTTGATTTCCATAGGAGGAAATCTTTGAAGGAGGGGAAGGATAACAACAAAAGCAAAGAGAACAAGAAGAAAGAAACTTCAAGTCCGAAATCCATTTCTGTGGTTGAAGAAACATCAAAGAAGGATCGCCtgacaaaaatgaagaaaaataaagatgATAAAACTGAAATAATTGACAAGAATAGACTAATGATGGATCGGTTTCGCGAATTGGGAGACTTAAGTGCCATAAAGAAGCAAAGAGTTCCCACTTTCAACCAGCTGACGGCTCCCTATCACGAGCCATTTTGCTTGGATGTATACATATCAAAAGGCTCAGTACGTGCTAGCATCATTCACCGGTCGACTAGCAATGTTGTAGCCGTGTCACATTCTATTTCCAAGGATATGAAATTCGAATTGGCGTCCACTAAGAATAGAA encodes the following:
- the LOC140821540 gene encoding uncharacterized protein, yielding MASVLSRRIAILKSLANTHSFSCCGQFFSDRAPEFFGHGREYSVTSRIHLSPLFMDNDAGLKDCKIELVDDETWRVSSGLKDAWIDNEKLEVFKTRPLFRGQDNDGGIQVVNSVNLNAYEHDFDDIEDMRIRRNLFYELNKDSKEYEEYKFDFHRRKSLKEGKDNNKSKENKKKETSSPKSISVVEETSKKDRLTKMKKNKDDKTEIIDKNRLMMDRFRELGDLSAIKKQRVPTFNQLTAPYHEPFCLDVYISKGSVRASIIHRSTSNVVAVSHSISKDMKFELASTKNRSACATVGAVLAQRALADDIHNVIYTPKKGEKSEGKVKIVLKSIMDGGIDVKVKRKQTNLKKGRIFGLTR